A region of Vigna radiata var. radiata cultivar VC1973A chromosome 10, Vradiata_ver6, whole genome shotgun sequence DNA encodes the following proteins:
- the LOC106775988 gene encoding protein MATERNALLY EXPRESSED GENE 5 isoform X5, producing the protein MPLPLSPASVPVPTMISSYGSGQSTRTVGERVPNRTIDDSHVANIGGVDRGTNVKDKILGFSSGRVDHSLPPDATSTLFVEGLPSNCTRREVARTDIFRPFVGYKEVRLVSKESRQPRGDPMVLCFIDFLSPGHAATAMEALQGYVLGTEEKRARFGFYCLYDMIMICYRLSMEVMVVRTGDDVALRLLPFEFPSV; encoded by the exons ATGCCCCTTCCTCTATCGCCGGCAAGCGTTCCCGTTCCGACTATG ATTTCATCATATGGTTCGGGACAGTCCACTAGAACCGTTGGAGAGCGAGTTCCCAATCGTACTATTGACGATTCACATGTTGCAAATATTGGGGGAGTAGACAGGGGAACAAATGTAAAAGACAAAATCCTGGGATTTAGTAGTGGAAGGGTTGACCATTCTCTTCCACCTGATGCTACCAGTACACTGTTTGTTGAGGGTTTGCCTTCTAACTGCACAAGGCGGGAAGTAGCTC GTACAGATATTTTTCGTCCTTTTGTTGGCTACAAAGAAGTTAGGCTTGTTAGCAAGGAGTCAAGACAA CCAAGGGGTGATCCAATGGTACTTTGTTTTATCGATTTTTTGAGTCCGGGTCATGCAGCAACTGCCATGGAAGCATTGCAGG GATATGTACTTGgaacagaagaaaaaagagcaagatttggtttttattgtttgtaCGATATGATAATGATTTGTTATAGATTATCTATGGAAGTAATGGTAGTTAGGACAGGTGATGATGTTGCTTTGAGGCTTCTTCCATTTGAATTCCCTTCTGTATGA
- the LOC106775988 gene encoding nuclear speckle RNA-binding protein A isoform X2: MSDGYWRYAAESRHAPSSIAGKRSRSDYDVSGVHDLPNYFPHDDDRGGLRVIRDAESLDASYENYLRSAISSYGSGQSTRTVGERVPNRTIDDSHVANIGGVDRGTNVKDKILGFSSGRVDHSLPPDATSTLFVEGLPSNCTRREVAHIFRPFVGYKEVRLVSKESRQPRGDPMVLCFIDFLSPGHAATAMEALQGYVLGTEEKRARFGFYCLYDMIMICYRLSMEVMVVRTGDDVALRLLPFEFPSV; the protein is encoded by the exons ATGTCCGACGGTTATTGGAGATACGCCGCCGAATCGCGGCATGCCCCTTCCTCTATCGCCGGCAAGCGTTCCCGTTCCGACTATG atgTCTCTGGCGTTCATGACTTGCCCAATTACTTTCCCCATGATGATGATAGAGGAGGGCTACGAGTAATTAGAGATGCTGAGTCCCTTGATGCATCTTATGAGAATTACCTCCGTAGTGCG ATTTCATCATATGGTTCGGGACAGTCCACTAGAACCGTTGGAGAGCGAGTTCCCAATCGTACTATTGACGATTCACATGTTGCAAATATTGGGGGAGTAGACAGGGGAACAAATGTAAAAGACAAAATCCTGGGATTTAGTAGTGGAAGGGTTGACCATTCTCTTCCACCTGATGCTACCAGTACACTGTTTGTTGAGGGTTTGCCTTCTAACTGCACAAGGCGGGAAGTAGCTC ATATTTTTCGTCCTTTTGTTGGCTACAAAGAAGTTAGGCTTGTTAGCAAGGAGTCAAGACAA CCAAGGGGTGATCCAATGGTACTTTGTTTTATCGATTTTTTGAGTCCGGGTCATGCAGCAACTGCCATGGAAGCATTGCAGG GATATGTACTTGgaacagaagaaaaaagagcaagatttggtttttattgtttgtaCGATATGATAATGATTTGTTATAGATTATCTATGGAAGTAATGGTAGTTAGGACAGGTGATGATGTTGCTTTGAGGCTTCTTCCATTTGAATTCCCTTCTGTATGA
- the LOC106775988 gene encoding RNA-binding protein 1 isoform X3 translates to MSDGYWRYAAESRHAPSSIAGKRSRSDYDVSGVHDLPNYFPHDDDRGGLRVIRDAESLDASYENYLRSAISSYGSGQSTRTVGERVPNRTIDDSHVANIGGVDRGTNVKDKILGFSSGRVDHSLPPDATSTLFVEGLPSNCTRREVARTDIFRPFVGYKEVRLVSKESRQPRGDPMVLCFIDFLSPGHAATAMEALQGYKFDELDRNSVNLRFEFARRYPGARSGGVHRGKR, encoded by the exons ATGTCCGACGGTTATTGGAGATACGCCGCCGAATCGCGGCATGCCCCTTCCTCTATCGCCGGCAAGCGTTCCCGTTCCGACTATG atgTCTCTGGCGTTCATGACTTGCCCAATTACTTTCCCCATGATGATGATAGAGGAGGGCTACGAGTAATTAGAGATGCTGAGTCCCTTGATGCATCTTATGAGAATTACCTCCGTAGTGCG ATTTCATCATATGGTTCGGGACAGTCCACTAGAACCGTTGGAGAGCGAGTTCCCAATCGTACTATTGACGATTCACATGTTGCAAATATTGGGGGAGTAGACAGGGGAACAAATGTAAAAGACAAAATCCTGGGATTTAGTAGTGGAAGGGTTGACCATTCTCTTCCACCTGATGCTACCAGTACACTGTTTGTTGAGGGTTTGCCTTCTAACTGCACAAGGCGGGAAGTAGCTC GTACAGATATTTTTCGTCCTTTTGTTGGCTACAAAGAAGTTAGGCTTGTTAGCAAGGAGTCAAGACAA CCAAGGGGTGATCCAATGGTACTTTGTTTTATCGATTTTTTGAGTCCGGGTCATGCAGCAACTGCCATGGAAGCATTGCAGG GTTACAAATTTGACGAGCTTGACCGCAACTCGGTCAATTTAAGGTTTGAATTTGCTCGCCGCTATCCTGGTGCGAGGTCAGGTGGCGTACATCGTGGCAAACGTTGA
- the LOC106775988 gene encoding RNA-binding protein 1 isoform X4, translating into MSDGYWRYAAESRHAPSSIAGKRSRSDYDVSGVHDLPNYFPHDDDRGGLRVIRDAESLDASYENYLRSAISSYGSGQSTRTVGERVPNRTIDDSHVANIGGVDRGTNVKDKILGFSSGRVDHSLPPDATSTLFVEGLPSNCTRREVAHIFRPFVGYKEVRLVSKESRQPRGDPMVLCFIDFLSPGHAATAMEALQGYKFDELDRNSVNLRFEFARRYPGARSGGVHRGKR; encoded by the exons ATGTCCGACGGTTATTGGAGATACGCCGCCGAATCGCGGCATGCCCCTTCCTCTATCGCCGGCAAGCGTTCCCGTTCCGACTATG atgTCTCTGGCGTTCATGACTTGCCCAATTACTTTCCCCATGATGATGATAGAGGAGGGCTACGAGTAATTAGAGATGCTGAGTCCCTTGATGCATCTTATGAGAATTACCTCCGTAGTGCG ATTTCATCATATGGTTCGGGACAGTCCACTAGAACCGTTGGAGAGCGAGTTCCCAATCGTACTATTGACGATTCACATGTTGCAAATATTGGGGGAGTAGACAGGGGAACAAATGTAAAAGACAAAATCCTGGGATTTAGTAGTGGAAGGGTTGACCATTCTCTTCCACCTGATGCTACCAGTACACTGTTTGTTGAGGGTTTGCCTTCTAACTGCACAAGGCGGGAAGTAGCTC ATATTTTTCGTCCTTTTGTTGGCTACAAAGAAGTTAGGCTTGTTAGCAAGGAGTCAAGACAA CCAAGGGGTGATCCAATGGTACTTTGTTTTATCGATTTTTTGAGTCCGGGTCATGCAGCAACTGCCATGGAAGCATTGCAGG GTTACAAATTTGACGAGCTTGACCGCAACTCGGTCAATTTAAGGTTTGAATTTGCTCGCCGCTATCCTGGTGCGAGGTCAGGTGGCGTACATCGTGGCAAACGTTGA
- the LOC106775988 gene encoding nuclear speckle RNA-binding protein A isoform X1 has translation MSDGYWRYAAESRHAPSSIAGKRSRSDYDVSGVHDLPNYFPHDDDRGGLRVIRDAESLDASYENYLRSAISSYGSGQSTRTVGERVPNRTIDDSHVANIGGVDRGTNVKDKILGFSSGRVDHSLPPDATSTLFVEGLPSNCTRREVARTDIFRPFVGYKEVRLVSKESRQPRGDPMVLCFIDFLSPGHAATAMEALQGYVLGTEEKRARFGFYCLYDMIMICYRLSMEVMVVRTGDDVALRLLPFEFPSV, from the exons ATGTCCGACGGTTATTGGAGATACGCCGCCGAATCGCGGCATGCCCCTTCCTCTATCGCCGGCAAGCGTTCCCGTTCCGACTATG atgTCTCTGGCGTTCATGACTTGCCCAATTACTTTCCCCATGATGATGATAGAGGAGGGCTACGAGTAATTAGAGATGCTGAGTCCCTTGATGCATCTTATGAGAATTACCTCCGTAGTGCG ATTTCATCATATGGTTCGGGACAGTCCACTAGAACCGTTGGAGAGCGAGTTCCCAATCGTACTATTGACGATTCACATGTTGCAAATATTGGGGGAGTAGACAGGGGAACAAATGTAAAAGACAAAATCCTGGGATTTAGTAGTGGAAGGGTTGACCATTCTCTTCCACCTGATGCTACCAGTACACTGTTTGTTGAGGGTTTGCCTTCTAACTGCACAAGGCGGGAAGTAGCTC GTACAGATATTTTTCGTCCTTTTGTTGGCTACAAAGAAGTTAGGCTTGTTAGCAAGGAGTCAAGACAA CCAAGGGGTGATCCAATGGTACTTTGTTTTATCGATTTTTTGAGTCCGGGTCATGCAGCAACTGCCATGGAAGCATTGCAGG GATATGTACTTGgaacagaagaaaaaagagcaagatttggtttttattgtttgtaCGATATGATAATGATTTGTTATAGATTATCTATGGAAGTAATGGTAGTTAGGACAGGTGATGATGTTGCTTTGAGGCTTCTTCCATTTGAATTCCCTTCTGTATGA